The Mycolicibacterium boenickei genome has a segment encoding these proteins:
- a CDS encoding DNA polymerase III subunit delta', which produces MSGVFSRLVGQQAVEQELVAAAYAARGDSPHSGTTVGTMTHAWLITGPPGSGRSVAALCFAAALQCTSDGTPGCGECRACTTTMAGTHADVRRIVPEGLSIAVKEMREIVQIASRRPGTGRWQIVVIEDADRLTEGAANALLKVVEEPPPSTVFLLCAPSVDPEDIAITLRSRCRHIALTTPSVEAIADVLISGDGLPEADARWAASVSGGHVGRARRLATDPEARERRKRALGLARDAATPARAFAAAEEMVAVAEAEALALTAGRNETETEELKTALGGGGTGKGTAATTRGTAGALKELERRQKSRQTRASRDALDRALIDLATYFRDALLVSSGASSVTANHPDMAEKVQAMADHVPPDRLLRCIEAVLECREALAINVKPKFAVDAMVATIGQALRG; this is translated from the coding sequence ATGAGCGGGGTCTTTTCGCGGCTGGTGGGCCAGCAAGCGGTGGAACAGGAGCTGGTGGCGGCCGCGTACGCCGCGCGGGGTGATTCGCCACACAGTGGCACCACCGTCGGGACCATGACACATGCCTGGCTGATCACCGGGCCGCCCGGGTCCGGACGCTCGGTGGCCGCGCTGTGCTTCGCGGCGGCCCTGCAGTGCACGTCAGACGGGACGCCGGGGTGCGGTGAATGCCGCGCGTGTACGACGACGATGGCCGGCACCCACGCCGATGTACGGCGCATCGTGCCCGAGGGGCTGTCGATCGCCGTCAAGGAGATGCGCGAGATCGTCCAGATCGCCTCGCGGCGACCCGGAACCGGGCGCTGGCAGATCGTGGTGATCGAAGATGCCGACCGGCTCACCGAAGGTGCTGCCAACGCGCTGCTCAAGGTGGTGGAGGAACCGCCGCCGTCGACGGTGTTCCTGCTGTGTGCGCCCTCGGTGGACCCGGAAGACATCGCGATCACGCTGCGGTCGCGTTGCCGGCACATCGCGCTGACCACGCCGTCGGTGGAGGCCATTGCCGACGTGCTGATCTCCGGGGACGGGCTGCCCGAGGCGGATGCCCGCTGGGCCGCCTCGGTCAGCGGCGGACACGTGGGCCGGGCCCGGCGGCTGGCGACCGATCCCGAGGCCCGGGAGCGCCGCAAGCGCGCGTTGGGGCTGGCCCGGGACGCCGCGACACCGGCGCGGGCATTCGCCGCCGCTGAGGAGATGGTCGCGGTCGCCGAGGCCGAGGCGCTGGCGTTGACCGCCGGACGCAACGAGACCGAGACCGAGGAGCTCAAGACCGCCCTGGGTGGGGGTGGCACCGGAAAGGGCACTGCGGCCACCACCCGCGGGACGGCCGGTGCGCTCAAAGAGTTGGAGCGGCGGCAGAAATCCCGGCAGACCCGGGCCTCGCGTGACGCCCTGGACCGGGCCCTGATCGACCTGGCCACGTACTTCCGCGATGCCCTGCTGGTGTCGTCGGGAGCTTCGTCGGTGACCGCCAACCACCCGGATATGGCCGAGAAAGTGCAGGCCATGGCCGACCACGTGCCCCCGGACCGGCTGCTGCGATGCATCGAGGCGGTGCTGGAGTGCCGCGAAGCGCTGGCCATCAACGTCAAGCCCAAGTTCGCCGTCGATGCCATGGTGGCGACCATCGGGCAGGCGCTTCGAGGGTGA
- a CDS encoding adenylate/guanylate cyclase domain-containing protein — translation MTTEPIPIARIGAFARWVARTPWPVFTLGMLQADIIGALFVLGFLRFGLPPEDRIQLQDLPVVNLAIFLGYLFVSFTIGAYLALRLLIPVIRWQRRDTLLSKSDPAITELARVRALKMPFYRTLISVTNWFLGSIVFIVASWPVASKSAPVVLVATALGATATAIIGYLQSERVLRPVAVAALRGGVPENFRAPGVILRQVLTWVLSTGVPVLAIVLALVASKFSILTASADRLITPLLLLAIAALVIGLSSTVLVAMSIADPLRQLRWALGEVQRGNYNAHMQIYDASELGLLQAGFNDMVRELAERQRLRDLFGRYVGEDVARRALERGTELGGQERDVAVLFVDLVGSTHLASTIPAGDVVNLLNEFFRVIVDTVNRHGGFVNKFQGDAALAIFGAPIEHPDASGGALAASRELHDELLSVLGSDTEFGIGVSAGRAIAGHIGAQARFEYTVIGDPVNEAARLTELAKLEEGHVLASAIAVSGALDAEALSWDVGEIVELRGRTVPTQLARPMNLVLPRDLEREAESDVTS, via the coding sequence GTGACCACGGAGCCCATACCCATCGCGCGAATCGGTGCATTCGCGCGATGGGTGGCGCGCACCCCGTGGCCGGTGTTCACGCTGGGCATGCTGCAGGCCGACATCATCGGCGCACTGTTCGTTCTGGGCTTCCTGCGCTTCGGCCTGCCGCCCGAGGATCGCATCCAGCTCCAGGACCTCCCCGTGGTGAACCTGGCGATCTTCCTGGGCTACCTGTTCGTCTCGTTCACCATCGGCGCCTACCTGGCCTTGCGGCTGCTGATCCCGGTGATCCGCTGGCAGCGTCGCGACACGCTGCTGTCCAAGTCCGACCCGGCCATCACCGAGCTGGCCCGCGTGCGGGCGCTGAAGATGCCCTTCTACCGCACCCTGATCAGCGTCACCAACTGGTTCCTCGGCTCGATCGTGTTCATCGTGGCCAGCTGGCCGGTGGCCAGCAAGTCCGCCCCGGTGGTTCTGGTCGCCACCGCCCTGGGTGCCACCGCCACGGCGATCATCGGCTACCTGCAGTCCGAGCGTGTGCTGCGGCCGGTCGCGGTGGCGGCCCTGCGCGGCGGGGTTCCGGAGAACTTCCGCGCCCCCGGGGTGATCCTGCGCCAGGTGCTGACCTGGGTGCTGTCCACCGGCGTGCCGGTGCTGGCCATCGTGCTGGCCCTGGTAGCCAGCAAGTTCTCGATCCTGACCGCATCTGCCGACCGGCTGATCACGCCGCTGCTGCTGCTCGCCATCGCCGCACTGGTGATCGGGCTGTCCAGCACGGTGCTGGTGGCGATGTCGATCGCCGATCCGCTGCGCCAGCTGCGCTGGGCGCTGGGCGAGGTGCAGCGCGGCAACTACAACGCGCACATGCAGATCTACGACGCCAGCGAGCTGGGCCTGCTGCAGGCCGGCTTCAACGACATGGTGCGCGAGCTGGCCGAGCGGCAACGGTTGCGCGACCTGTTCGGCCGGTACGTGGGTGAGGACGTGGCCCGTCGTGCCCTGGAGCGCGGCACCGAGCTGGGCGGCCAGGAACGCGACGTGGCAGTGCTGTTCGTCGACCTGGTGGGGTCGACGCATCTCGCCTCGACGATCCCGGCCGGCGATGTGGTGAACCTGCTCAACGAGTTCTTCCGCGTCATCGTCGACACCGTCAACCGGCACGGCGGGTTCGTCAACAAGTTCCAGGGCGACGCGGCGCTGGCCATCTTCGGCGCCCCCATCGAGCATCCCGACGCCTCCGGCGGCGCACTGGCCGCGTCCCGCGAACTGCATGACGAGCTGCTCAGCGTGCTCGGCAGCGACACCGAGTTCGGCATCGGGGTCTCGGCCGGGCGCGCGATCGCCGGCCACATCGGCGCTCAGGCCCGCTTCGAATACACCGTGATCGGCGACCCGGTAAACGAGGCCGCCCGCCTCACCGAGCTCGCCAAGCTGGAGGAAGGCCACGTGCTGGCCTCCGCGATCGCGGTCAGCGGCGCACTCGATGCCGAGGCGCTGAGCTGGGACGTCGGCGAAATCGTGGAACTGCGCGGACGCACCGTGCCCACCCAGCTGGCACGCCCGATGAACCTGGTGCTGCCCCGCGACCTGGAGCGCGAAGCCGAAAGCGACGTGACGAGCTAG
- a CDS encoding carboxymuconolactone decarboxylase family protein has product MTDDVREQGLRVLQEMVPHLPADVVEPDGRFGDELMAIGVDNVFGRLWSRDGLSRRDRSLVTMGILIALRATDEFESHVRIGLRNGLTEDEIAEVIYHASGYAGFPAANTARNVAREALSKD; this is encoded by the coding sequence ATGACTGACGACGTACGTGAACAAGGTCTACGGGTCCTCCAGGAGATGGTTCCGCATCTGCCGGCAGACGTCGTCGAGCCGGACGGCAGATTCGGCGACGAGCTGATGGCCATCGGTGTCGACAATGTCTTCGGTCGGCTGTGGAGCCGTGATGGGCTGAGCCGGCGTGATCGCAGCCTGGTCACCATGGGCATTCTGATCGCGCTGCGCGCCACCGATGAGTTCGAGTCGCACGTCAGGATCGGCCTCCGAAACGGCCTCACCGAGGACGAGATCGCCGAAGTCATCTACCACGCCAGCGGCTACGCAGGATTCCCTGCTGCGAACACCGCCCGCAACGTGGCCCGCGAAGCGCTGAGCAAGGACTAG
- a CDS encoding TPR repeat region-containing protein translates to MGALDGFYSTWNKARETFGVGTPTDGSQHDGSSQLLKMKGMVESAAKHDGWQGAGADAYAAANKNHADVYGKLAELDKRMSAEVTNAANIVTTGRAQLDATKSWVDSMVQSLPSSLSSQARENSLIPIANQGITQVNNTVSTANGDMLKIGFRVTDIKNEYDDLSTNQQFGPGSEKKGEKEDKAKQAADDFAAAKDGTATPEQLTRLKDAANLTPEQKAALSQGNPTTISQDQYDYLKSLMKEMGSNDVKEALDHYSGLKYTLGNAMGIMGNPDIQTANGDHGGMAAMPPDVQKTFNDPLLRVESETFQQLAQSGNREFDPRVLFSHWDEYQEWSNLMSNADPSLMHGNEVNTALMTKMGETVDLMHSTGPWSAEATAMSEGMTDQIQNALNTVGHDQAAVHEVVTGDRGEKFIENFVTHPWTDDGSALGGLLPEPADHSQLAGETMRAFDNYVGGHGPQLLDIPGTDKQSLGQMNPEFVKALAHANSPYIDDMLGNPLDDTKGFGGPLEGDLSNKQMPHMRDLFAVIDSNKEAAEILNSHAYATGLQYQGNFEQSIISGEMPNSGDLSSAGTLRGVIDSAANAADNDAIKYGNLEDVKAYESRGRWFEAATTIGAEIPVVKSVLDGAGKIPGLSLQDIFVGEAPTPQEPVHIASGSSAAMQHSIAQQLLSHNMGDSNYFRQLDLLDDSGHLRPLKGNEANFETALNSYFNGINPAVKSAIEDYEDSVRDALPIAEGHTGP, encoded by the coding sequence GTGGGCGCGCTGGATGGCTTCTATTCAACGTGGAACAAAGCGCGGGAAACCTTCGGCGTCGGCACGCCTACCGATGGCTCTCAGCACGACGGCAGCTCGCAGCTGCTGAAGATGAAGGGCATGGTCGAATCGGCGGCCAAGCATGACGGCTGGCAAGGCGCAGGCGCAGACGCCTATGCCGCGGCCAACAAGAACCATGCCGATGTTTACGGCAAGCTCGCTGAGCTCGACAAGAGGATGTCTGCCGAGGTCACGAACGCGGCCAACATCGTCACGACCGGACGTGCGCAATTGGACGCCACGAAGTCCTGGGTCGATAGCATGGTCCAATCACTGCCCAGCTCGCTCAGCTCCCAAGCGCGCGAAAACAGTCTCATCCCGATCGCCAACCAAGGCATCACCCAGGTCAACAACACCGTCAGCACTGCCAATGGGGACATGCTCAAGATCGGGTTCCGCGTGACCGACATCAAGAACGAATACGACGATCTGAGCACGAATCAGCAGTTCGGTCCCGGAAGCGAGAAAAAGGGAGAGAAGGAAGACAAAGCCAAGCAGGCGGCCGACGACTTCGCCGCCGCGAAAGACGGCACCGCAACTCCCGAACAGTTAACGCGATTAAAAGATGCCGCGAATCTCACGCCTGAGCAGAAAGCTGCTTTATCCCAGGGTAATCCCACCACAATTTCCCAAGATCAGTACGATTACTTAAAGTCACTGATGAAAGAAATGGGTTCTAACGATGTCAAGGAAGCATTGGATCATTATTCGGGCCTGAAGTACACCCTAGGAAATGCGATGGGGATCATGGGAAACCCTGACATCCAGACGGCCAACGGCGACCATGGCGGAATGGCTGCCATGCCTCCCGACGTGCAGAAAACATTTAACGACCCTCTACTCCGTGTGGAATCCGAAACATTCCAGCAACTTGCACAGTCAGGAAATCGCGAGTTTGACCCGCGGGTGCTATTCAGCCACTGGGACGAGTATCAAGAGTGGTCCAACTTAATGAGCAATGCCGACCCATCCTTGATGCACGGCAATGAAGTGAACACAGCATTGATGACGAAAATGGGCGAGACCGTCGATTTGATGCATTCGACGGGCCCGTGGTCCGCTGAAGCCACAGCCATGAGCGAAGGAATGACCGACCAAATCCAGAATGCCCTTAATACCGTCGGTCACGACCAAGCCGCTGTGCATGAAGTTGTCACCGGTGACCGTGGCGAAAAGTTCATCGAGAACTTCGTAACACACCCGTGGACAGACGACGGTTCCGCATTAGGGGGACTATTGCCCGAACCCGCCGATCACAGCCAACTGGCCGGCGAAACAATGAGGGCATTCGACAACTACGTGGGTGGCCACGGGCCCCAACTCTTAGATATCCCCGGAACAGATAAACAATCTCTGGGTCAAATGAATCCTGAGTTCGTGAAAGCTCTGGCCCACGCTAATTCTCCCTACATCGACGACATGCTAGGCAATCCCCTTGATGACACCAAAGGGTTCGGTGGACCTCTAGAGGGCGATCTCTCCAACAAGCAAATGCCACACATGCGGGACTTGTTTGCAGTGATCGACTCCAACAAAGAGGCGGCAGAAATACTCAACAGTCACGCCTACGCGACCGGTCTCCAGTACCAGGGAAATTTCGAACAATCAATAATCAGCGGTGAAATGCCCAATAGCGGCGACTTAAGTTCAGCAGGCACTTTACGTGGCGTCATAGATTCAGCCGCCAATGCAGCCGATAACGACGCCATAAAGTATGGGAATTTAGAGGACGTGAAAGCATACGAGAGCCGTGGAAGGTGGTTCGAGGCCGCCACAACAATCGGAGCAGAGATCCCTGTTGTTAAATCCGTTCTCGATGGTGCCGGAAAAATACCTGGCCTGTCTTTGCAGGACATCTTTGTCGGCGAAGCGCCAACTCCCCAAGAGCCCGTACACATTGCTTCCGGCAGTTCAGCCGCGATGCAACACTCAATCGCCCAACAACTTCTGAGCCACAACATGGGCGACTCAAACTACTTCAGGCAACTCGACCTGCTAGATGACAGTGGCCACTTGCGACCCCTCAAGGGGAATGAGGCCAACTTCGAGACAGCACTCAACAGCTATTTCAACGGAATCAACCCAGCAGTCAAATCCGCTATCGAGGACTATGAAGATAGTGTTCGCGATGCGCTGCCTATAGCGGAAGGACATACCGGACCGTGA